The Streptomyces sp. 135 sequence TCTACCAGGACCTCGCGCTCTGCGACAACCTCGACGTCGTCGCCAACCTCTTCCTCGGCAGCGAGCTGAAGAGCGCCTCCGTCCTCGACGAGATCAAGATGGAGAAGCGGGCCAGGGAGCTCCTGGACACCCTCTCCATCCGCATCCCCAGCGTCCGCATCCCGGTCGCGGCGCTCTCCGGCGGTCAGCGCCAGGTCGTCGCCATCGCCCGCGCGCTGGTCGGCGACCCCAAGGTCGTCATCCTCGACGAGCCCACCGCCGCCCTCGGCGTCGAGCAGACCGCGCAGGTCCTCGACCTGGTGGAGCGGCTGCGCGAGCGCGGCCACGGCGTGATCCTCATCAGCCACAACATGGCCGACGTGAAGGCCGTCGCGGACCGCGTGGCGGTGCTGCGGCTCGGCCGCAACAACGGCACGTTCTCCGTCGCCGACACCACCAACGAAGAGATCATCGCCGCGATCACCGGCGCCACGGACAACGCCGTGACCCGCCGCAAGGCGCGCACGGCCACGGCACCGAAGGAGGGAGCGAAGTGAGCGACCTCGCCAAGACCCCGACGAGCAAGAACACCGACGCCCCGGCCTCCGCGGCGCCCGTCCCCGCCGTCGACCCGCGCCTCCTCGTCCGCGAGGAGGGCCTGGCCGGGTACTGGACCGAGTTCAAGCGCAAGATGCGCGGCGGCGAACTCGGCTCGCTGCCTGTCGTCATCGGCCTGATCGTCATCGCGGTCGTCTTCCAGCTGAAGAACGACCACTTCCTGGACGCGAGCAGCCTCGCGAACATCGCGGTCTTCACCTCCGGCCTCGGCATCATGGCCGTCGGCATCGTCTTCGTCCTGCTGCTCGGCGAGATCGACCTCTCGGTCGGCTCGGTGGCCGGCATGGGCGCGGCGGTCTGGGCCGTGCTGAGCGTCACCCACGGCCTGAACGACTGGCTCGCGGTCCTCCTCGCCGTCCTCACCGGCCTCGTCATCGGCGCCGTCCACGGAGCGTTTTTCGCCAAGATCGGCGTGCCCGCCTTCGTGGTCACCCTGGCGGGCTTCCTCGGCTGGAGCGGCCTCCAGATCTGGCTGATGGGCGGCGAGGGCAGCATCAACACGCCCGAGGGCAGTGTCGTCGAGGACCTCACCGGCCACTTCTTCGCGGACAAGGCCGCGGCGTACGGTCTCGCGGCCGTCGCGATCTTCGCGTACGCCGCCTCCCTGCTGCTCGACAGCAAGCGCCGCAAGGCCGCCGGGCTGCCCTCGCGCCCGGTCAGCGAGATCGTGCTGCGCACGGTCGTCGTCGCGGTCCTCGCGGGCGGCGCGGCGTACGTCCTGAACGAGCCCGCCGGCGCGCGCGGCCTGCCGCTTGCCCTGGTGCTCTTCCTCGCCGTCCTCGTGATCGCGGACTTCGTGGCGCGGCGCACCACCTTCGGCCGGCAGGTCTTCGCGGTCGGCGGCAACGCGGAGGCGGCGCGGCGCGCCGGTATCAACGTGGACCGGGTCCGGATCACCGTCTTCGCCATCTCCGGCATGCTGGCGGCCTTCGGCGGACTGTTCATCGCGAGCCTCTCCGGTGGCGCGACGAAGAGCCTGGGCGGCGGCAACACGCTGATGATGGTGATCGCGGCGGCCGTCATCGGCGGTACGAGTCTCTTCGGCGGGCGCGGCAAGGTGTGGTCCGCGCTCCTCGGCATGCTGGTGATCCAGTCCATCCAGCAGGGGCTGAACCTGCTCGGCATGGCGAGTGAGATCCAGTACATGATCACGGGGGCGGTGCTGCTGGCCGCGGTGGTCATCGACTCCGTTTCGCGGCGTACGCAGAAGTCGGCGGGGCGCGCGTAGCGTTTCAGGACGGTCTTTTGGGGCGGTCTTTTTGGCTGCCGGGCCGTCGTGGCTGGTCGCGCGGTTCCCCGCGCCCCTGACGGGGCTCTCCCCGCGTCCCTGATGAGGGGCGCGGGGTTCCCTGTGTCCGGTACACCCGCCTCCCGGGCGCAGCGCGCGGTGGCGGAACATTAGACTCGACAGACCCGGCAACGCTCGAACAGCACATCTCAGCTCTACTGCAAGGAGGCACGGGTGCCGCTGCTGACCCGCATCACGGGACCGCGCGATCTGGACCGGCTCAGCCCCGAGGAGCTGGACGAGCTGGCCGGAGAGATCCGCGGCTTCCTCGTCGACGCCGTCTCCAAGACCGGCGGCCACCTCGGCCCCAACCTCGGCGTGGTCGAGCTGACCATCGCCCTGCACCGCGTCTTCGACTCCCCCAAGGACAAGGTCCTCTTCGACACGGGCCACCAGAGCTACGTCCACAAGCTGCTCACCGGCCGCCAGGACTTCGAGAGGCTGCGCGCCAAGGGCGGCCTCTCCGGCTACCCCTCGCGGGCCGAGTCCGACCACGACGTGATCGAGAACAGCCACGCCTCCACGGTCCTCGGCTGGGCCGACGGCCTCGCCAAGGCCAATGAGGTGCGCGGCAAGGACGACCACGTCGTCGCCGTCATCGGTGACGGCGCGCTCACCGGCGGCATGGCCTGGGAGGCGCTGAACAACATCGCGGCCGCCAAGGACCGCCCGCTGGTGATCGTCGTCAACGACAACGAGCGTTCCTACGCCCCCACGATCGGCGGTCTCGCCAACCACCTCGCCACGCTGCGCACGACGGACGGCTACGAGCGCTTCCTGGCCCGCGGCAAGGACATCCTGGAGCGCACCCCGGTCGTCGGCAGGCCGCTCTACGAGACGCTGCACGGCGCCAAGAAGGGCCTGAAGGACTTCATCGCCCCGCAGGGCATGTTCGAGGACCTCGGCCTGAAGTACGTGGGCCCGATCGACGGCCACGACATCGAGGCCCTGGAGTCCGCCCTCCAGCGCGCCAAGCGCTTCGGCGGCCCGGTCATCGTGCACTGCCTCACCGAGAAGGGCCGCGGCTACAAGCCCGCCGAGGAGGACGAGGCCGACCACTTCCACGGCATCGGCCCGATCCACCCCGACACCGGCCTGCCCATCGCCGCGGGCGGCATGGACTGGACGTCCGTCTTCGGCGAGGAGATGGTCAAGCTCGGCCACGAGCGCGAGGACATCGTCGCCATCACGGCGGCCATGCTCCAGCCCGTCGGCCTGGCCAAGTTCGCCAAGGAGTTCCCCGATCGCGTGTATGACGTCGGCATCGCCGAGCAGCACGCGGCGGTCTCCGCCGCGGGCCTCGCCACCGGCGGCCTGCACCCCGTCTTCGCGGTCTACGCCACCTTCCTCAACCGCGCCTTCGACCAGCTCCTGATGGACGTGGCCCTGCACAAGTGCGGTGTGACCTTCGTCCTGGACCGGGCGGGCGTCACCGGCACGGACGGCGCCTCGCACAACGGCATGTGGGACATGTCGATCCTCCAGTGCGTGCCGACGGTGCGGATCGCCGCCCCGCGCGACGCCGACCAGGTCCGCCTCCAACTGCGCGAGGCCGTCGAGGTCGACGACGCGCCGACCGTCGTGCGCTACTCCAAGGGCGCGGTCGGCCCGGCCGTCAAGGCCGTCGGCACGGTCGGCGGCATGGACGTGCTGCGCGAGGCGGGCAGCGACCGGCCCGACGTGCTGCTGGTCTCCATCGGCGCGCTCGCGCCCATGTGCCTGGAGATCGCGGGCCTGCTCGACAAGCAGGGCATCACCACGACCGTCGTCGACCCGCGCTGGGTCAAGCCGGTCGACGAGGCCATGGCGCCGCTCGCCGAGAAGCACCGCGTCGTCGTCACCGTCGAGGACAACTCCCGCGCCGGCGGCGTCGGTTCGGCGATCGCCCAGGCCCTGCGCGACGCGGGCGTCGACGTACCGCTGCGTGACTTCGGCATCCCGCCGCGCTTCCTCGACCACGCCTCCCGCAAGGAGATCATGGCCGAGATCGGTCTGACCGCGCCGGACATCGCCCGCCAGGTCACGGGTCTGGTCGCCAAGCTGGACGGCAGGTACGAGCGCGACACGGCCGCGGCCGTGGAATCCGTGGAGCCCGCGCGCGACTGACGTCGACCCGACACGGCCGATGGGCCGGTTCCGGCACCCTGTACGGGTGGTGGGACCGGCCCATTCGCGTGAATAGGGCCGTGCCGGACGGTGTGCGATACCCGGCCTCTCGATCATGTCGGGGACGACAAGCGTGGAGGCAAGCGTGGAGGTTCGCCCGTGACAAGCACCCTGTTCCGAACAAAGAGCGTCGAACAGTCCATCCAGGACACCGAGGAACCGGAGCACGCGCTCAAGAAGTCGCTCTCCGCCCTCGACCTCACCGTGTTCGGCGTCGGCGTCATCATCGGCACCGGCATCTTCGTCCTCACCGGAAAGGTGGCCAAGGAGACCGCGGGGCCCGCCACCGCGCTCGCCTTCGTCGCGGCGGGCGTCGTCTGCGCGCTCGCGGCCCTCTGCTACGCGGAGTTCGCCTCGACCGTGCCGGTGGCCGGGTCGGCGTACACCTTCTCCTACGCCTCACTGGGCGAGCTGCCCGCCTGGATCATCGGCTGGGACCTGGTGCTGGAATTCGCGCTCGGCACCGCCGTCGTCGCCGTCGGCTGGTCCGGCTACGTCCGCTCGCTGCTGGACAACGCGGGCTGGCAGCTGCCGGAGACGCTCACCGGGCCCGACGCCGCCGAGGGCTTCGGCTTTGACATCCTCGCCTTCGCGCTGGTCCTCGTCCTCACCGTCATCCTCGTCCTCGGCATGAAGCTCTCCGCGCGCGTCACCACGGTCGTCGTGGCCATCAAGGTGGCCGTCGTCCTGATCGTCATCATCGCGGGCGCCTTCTTCATCAAGGCCGACAACTACAAGCCGTTCATCCCCAAGGCGCAGGAGGTGCCGCCGGGCGACAGCATCCAGTCGCCGCTGATCCAGCTGATGTTCGGGTACGCGCCCACCAACTTCGGCGTCCTCGGCATCTTCACGGCCGCCTCGGTCGTCTTCTTCGCCTTCATCGGCTTCGACATCGTGGCCACCGCCGCCGAGGAGACCAGGCTGCCGCAGCGAGACATGCCGCGCGGCATCCTCGGCTCCCTCCTCATCTGCACGCTCCTGTACGTCGCCGTGTCCATCGTCGTCACGGGCATGCAGCACTACAGCGAACTCTCCGTGGACGCCCCACTGGCCGACGCCTTCAAGGCCACCGGGCATCCCTTCTACGCGGGCGTCATCAGCTTCGGCGCCGCCGTCGGCCTCACCACCGTCTGCATGATCCTGCTGCTCGGCCAGACCCGCGTCTTCTTCGCGATGAGCAGGGACGGGCTGCTGCCCCGGTTCTTCTCCCACGTCCACCCGAAGTACAAGACGCCGCACCGGCCGACCATCCTCCTCGGCGTGCTCATCGCGATCCTCGCGGGCTTCACCAGCCTCAACGAACTCGCCGAACTGGTGAACATCGGCACGCTCTTCGCCTTCGTCGTCGTCGCCCTGAGCGTCATCATCCTGCGCCGCACCCGCCCCGACCTGCCCCGCGCCTTCCGCACCCCGATGGTGCCCCTCGTGCCCATCCTCTCGGTGGCGGCCTCGGTGTGGCTGATGCTGAACCTGCCCGCCGAGACCTGGCTGCGGTTCGGCATCTGGATGGCGCTAGGCTTCGTCGTCTACTTCGTGTACGGGCGTTCCCACAGCCGGCTGGGCCGGCGCGGGAAGCAGCTCCACGCCGACGACGCACGGTAGCCGCCGCCGTTCGGCAGGCATTTCTCACCGGCCCCGTATGTCCCGATCCGATCGGAACTGCGGGGCCGGATAGCGTGCACCGTATGCCCGCCGCGCCCGCCACCTCACTACGCTCCGTACGCGGCCTCCGGGTGCCGGGGCCGCGCAAGGAGCCCCTGACCGCCCCCCGGACCGGTTACTGGAGGCGCCTGCTCCCTCTGCTCGCGGCCCTGGCGTGCGTGACCCGGCTGCCCTCCTTCCGGCTGCCGCTGTGGAACCCCGACGAGGGCTATCTCGCCGTCCAGGCCCGGATATTGGCCGACGGCGGCGAGCTCTACGAGACGGTGGTCGACCGCAAGCCGCCGCTCGTCCCCTGGCTCTACGCGGGCGCCTTCGCGCTCTTCGGCGACTCCTCGCTCCTGCCCCTCAAGGTCCTCGCCGTCGCCGCACAGCTCCTGACGGCGCTGCTCCTGGCCTCGCTGGCCCGGCGCCGCTGGGGCGACGGGGCGGGCCGCACGGCGGGCGTGCTGTACCTCCTGATCTCGATCGGCCTGAACCCCGAGGACGCCCAGGCGGCCACCTTCGAGGTCTTCATGCTGCCGTGCACGGCCGCCGCCATGTGGTGCGCGGACCGCCGCCGGTGGGGCGCGGCGGGGGCGGCGGTGGCCTGCGCCTTCCTCGCCAAGCAGACCGGCGGGGCGGTGCTCCTGCCGGTGCTCTGGCTGCTGTGGCGCTCCGGGGCGCCCCGGAGCGGCGGCCCACGCCTGGCGGCCGGACTGTGCGGGCCCGTCCTGGCCGCGGCCCTGCTGACCTCACCCTCGGGCTTCCTGTTCTGGACGGTGACGGGATCGGGTGCCTACGCCTCCTTCACCGGCTCCGAACTCCACGTCCTCGGGCGGGGGTTGGCGAACGCCGCGATCCTCACCGCGGCCTGCGCGGGCCTCGCCCCGCCGGTCCTGCGCGTCCTGCGTGTCGCCCGCACCGGGGCGGGGGAGCTGTGGCTGTGGCTCGCCTCGGCGGTGGCGGCGGTGCTGCTCGGCTTCCACTTCTTCGGCCACTACTACCTGCAACTCACGCCGCCGCTCGCGCTGTTGGGCACGGCGGCACTCCAGATCCTGCCGCGCGAGCGGACGGTCAGGGCGATCGTCACGTCCGGGTGCGCCTGCGCGGTGTTCCTGGCCTGGGGCCTGACCGCGCCGCGCCCCGAACTGGTCCACGCGGCGCGCCTCGCGGAGACGGTGAGGGCACACACCCGGCCCGACGCGAAGGTGCTGTTCTGGGGCATACACCCGGAAGGCTACTGGCTGGCCGACCGCCCTCCCGCGAGCCGCTTCCTCACGGCGGGCCTGCTCACCAACTACAGCGGCGGCCGCAACGGCCCGCAGGTGGGCGAGAAGTACGCGGTGGAGGGAGCCTGGGCCGCCTTCCGCGAGGAGTGGCACGCCCACCCGCCGACCCTGGTGATCGACGACTCCCGCGGCAAGCCGTACGCCCCCTCCAGGGTGCCGTCCCTGCGGAGGGCCTTGGCGGTGGGGTACGAGCCGGTGCTGTGGGTGGAGGGGGCGGTGGTGTACGCGAGAGTGGGCGGGGCGGCGCGGTGAGGTGGGGGGCAAGTCGCCGCCGTGGCAGCAGCCTCCCTAGGGGCGCGGGGAACTGCGCGCTCAGCCCGTCATGACTTGCGGCGGCCTGCGGTCCGGTCTTCGCAGACGCGTCTGCCTTCGGCGGCTGTGTGGCGGCTGTGGGTGGGTTCTGGGTTACGCGCGCAGTTCCCCGCGCCCCTGGCACGGCGGGGGCGGACCCGCGCTACGGCCGCACCGTCCGCGGCCCCACGCACTCCGCCCCCGACGCCTCGACCCTGCGGCGCAGTTCACGGTCGGCCGTGACCACCACGCACGGGCGGTCCGCCGCCTCGGCGGCTACCTCCACGATGCGGTCGTCGCCGCCGGCGGGTGCGCTCTCGACGCGGACGCCGGGGATGGACTCGACGCCGCGCGCGGCGCCCTCGACGACGAGGACGACCTCCACCGGGCCCGGATGCCCGGCGATGCCCTCCTCCGCGTACGGGACGAGCCGGTCCCGTAGCCGCTCGGCGGCCCCGCGGCGGTCGTGCCACCAGCCGTCGGGCACGGAACCCACCACGTTCGCGGCGTCGACGACGACAAGAGTTCTCATACGGCAAACGTAAACTAATCGGCAGAACGCTGTGCGTATGCGCACGTGTACGTGGACGTGGAAGGGTGCCGCCGAGTCATGCCGTCGAGGACGAGGAACCTCAGCACCGGTGCCCCGGACACCGCCCGGTGGCTGCTGCGCGGCAAGGACGGCCGCCTCACCGCGTACGCCCGCGCCGAGGGCGGCCTGCTGCGCTGGACCGAGGCCAGGGCCGGCGGCCCCGAGTGGGACGGCCCCGACTTCTTCGAGGCGCCCGACCTGACGTACCTCACCCTCGCCCAGGGCGCCGACGGATACGTGCACTTCGTCGGCCGCAGGGAGCGGCGCGACGAGAAGGGCGAGGCCGTCGTCGACCTCGTGCACTCCGTGCAGTACCAGTCGGGGCGGCCGCTCATGGACTGGCGCTCCCTCGGCAACCCGCACACCAAGCTCGTGGAGCGCGCGCCGCGCCTCGGCGCGCCCGCCGCCGCCGTGGACGCCGCGGGCACGGTGCATGTCTTCGTGCGGGACGCCGTGAACAGCGTACGCATGCGCCGTGAGGGCAAGGGCGGCAAGTGGGAGGGCTGGAAGGACTTCAAGGTCCGCGAGGCCCTGGACGGCATCGCCGCCCTCGCCACCTCCACCGGCCGGGTCGAAGTCCTCGCACCCGGCGCCAAGGCCACCCTGCGCTGGGCGCAGGAGAAGCAGGGCGGCGAACTCGTACGCGCGGACGACATCCCGCTCGCCCCGGCCCCCGGCTCCGGCACCGCCCTGGAGACCGCCCCCGACCGCCTCACGTACTACGCCGCCGACGCGCTCGGCAGCGGCGTCCTCGCCCACCGCCCCGCGCTCGGCGGCCCCGCGATCCCCCTCGGCGGCGCCCCGGGCACCGGCCCCGTCGCGGCCCTGCGCACCGCCATAGACGGCCACGACTGCACGGTCCTCGCGCACCGCACGGCCACCGGCCGCCCCGAACTGGCCGCGTTCCCCACCGAGGACGAGGAAGCGGGCCTGTGGTGGGCCGCGACCGGCGAACCGTGCCTGGGCGCCCCGGCGTTGGCACTGGACGCGCGGGGCCGCGTCGTCATGGCGGCGATCGGCCTCGACGGCACCCTGCGCCTCGCCCGCCAGAAGGCGGAGCCTGGCCTCGCGCTGGAAGCGTGGACCCGGGTGTGAAGCGAACAGACGACGGTGGGCCGTACGGGACGACTCCCGTACGGCCCACCGTCGTTGTGGTACCTGCTACGCCGGGACGCTCGCCACGCCCTGCGCCAGGAACCGCTTGCCGTTCACCCGCTCGCTGACACCCTCACGGTCCAGGTACGGCGTGATGCCGCCCAGGTGGAAGGGCCAGCCCGCGCCGGTGATCAGGCACAGGTCGATGTCCTGGGCCTCGGCGACGACGCCCTCGTCGAGCATGAGCCCGATCTCCTGCGCCACCGCGTCGAGCACGCGGTCCCGCACCTGCTCCTCGGTCAGGACCTTGTCGCCCTGCTTCAGGAGAGCGGCGACCTCCGGGTCCAGCTCCGGCTTCCCGGAGTCGTACACGTAGAACCCGCGCTTGCCCGCCTTCACGACGGCCGCGAGGTTCGGGGAGACGGTGAAGCGCTCGGGGAAGGCGCGGTTCAGGGTCTCCGAGACGTGCAGGCCGATGGCCGGGCCGACCAGCTCAAGGAGAACCAGCGGCGACATCGGCAGACCGAGCGGCTCGACGGCCTTCTCGGCGACGGCGACCGGGGTGCCCTCGTCGATGACGTTCTGGATCTCGCCCATGAAGCGCGTCAGGATGCGGTTCACGACGAACGCCGGGGCGTCCTTCACGAGCACCGCGGTCTTCTTCAGCTTCTTGGCGACACCGAAGGCCGTGGCCAGCGACGCGTCGTCCGTCTGCTCACCGCGCACGATCTCCAGGAGCGGCAGGATCGCGACCGGGTTGAAGAAGTGGAAGCCGACGACCCGCTCGGGGTGCTTCAGCTTCGACGCCATCTCGGTGACCGACAGCGAGGAGGTGTTCGTGGCGAGGATCGCGTGCGCCGGGGCCACGGCCTCGACCTCGGCGAACACCTGCTGCTTGACGCCGATCTCCTCGAAGACGGCCTCGATGATGAAGTCGGCGTCGGAGAAGCCCTCGGCCTTGTCCAGGACACCGGAGACCAGCGCCTTCAGGCGGTTGGCCTTGTCCTGGTTGATGCGGCCCTTGCCGAGCAGCTTGTCGATCTCGGCCTGGACGTAGCCCACACCCTTGTCGACGCGCTCCTGGTCGATGTCGGTCAGCACGACCGGCACCTCCAGGCGGCGCAGGAAGAGCAGCGCGAGCTGCGAGGCCATCAGACCGGCGCCGACGACGCCGACCTTGGTGACCGGGCGCGCCAGGTTCTTGTCCGGGGCGCCCGCCGGGCGCTTGGCGCGCTTCTGCACGAGGTTGAACGAGTAGATGCCCGCGCGCAGTTCACCGCCCATGATGAGGTCGGCGAGCGCGACGTCCTCGGCGTCGAAGCCCTGCTGGAGGTCGCCGTCCTTGGCGGCCGCGATGATCTCCAGGGCACGGTAGGCGGCCGGAGCGGCGCCGTGCACCTTGGAGTCAGCGATGGCACGGCCGCGCGCGACGGCGGCGTCCCAGCCCTCGCCGCGGTCGATCTCGGGCCGGACGACCTCGACCGAGCCGTTGAGGACGGAGGCCGTCCAGATCAGCGACTGCTCCAGGAAGTCCGCGCCCTCGAACATCGCGTCGGCGATGCCGAGCTCGAAGACCTGCTTGCCCTTGAGCTGGCGGTTCTGGTTGAGCGAGTTCTCGATGATGACCGTGACCGCGCGGTCCGCGCCGATGAGGTTCGGCAGCAGCGCGCAGCCGCCCCAGCCCGGCACCAGGCCGAGGAAGACCTCGGGCAGCGAGAAGGCGGGCAGCGCCTTGGAGACGGTGCGGTAGGAGCAGTGCAGACCGACGCGACGCCACTTCTCGACCTGGTCGATCGCCGTGTTCAGGTTGGCGCGCGCCGCGGCTTGTGGTGTCGAAGCCGTTGTCCAGCGCGAAGCGTCGAGGTGGCGTACGTGCGCCTGCGTGACGACCTCGTCCGGGAACAGCTCGGCCGCACCCTTCAGAAGCTCGGTGGTCGTGGTGCTCACTTGTCGCCTCCGGCGTCCTTGTGGTTCGGGTTCTCCCAGATGACCGTCGCGCCCATGCCGAAGCCGACGCACATGGTCGTGAGGCCGTACCGCACCTCGGGCTGCTCCTCGAACTGCCGCGCCAGCTGCGTCATCAGGCGTACGCCGGAGGAGGCGAGCGGGTGGCCGAAGGCGATGGCGCCGCCGTACTGGTTGACGCGCGCGTCGTCGTCCGCGATGCCGTAGTGCTCCAGGAAGGCGAGCACCTGCACGGCGAAGGCCTCGTTGATCTCGAAGAGACCCATGTCGGAGATGGACAGGCCCGCCTTGGCGAGGGCCTTCTCCGTGGCCGGGATCGGGCCGTAGCCCATGACCTCCGGCTCGACGCCCGCGAAGGCGTACGAGACGAGGCGCATCTTGACCGGGAGGTTGTTCTCCCGCGCGAACTCCTCGGAAGCGATGAGGGAGGCGGTGGCGCCGTCGTTGAGGCCCGCGGCGTTACCGGCTGTGACGCGGCCGTGCGTACGGAACGGCGTCTTCAGCCCCGCGAGGTTCTCCAGCGTCGTGCCCGGACGCATCGGCTCGTCGGCGGTGGCGAGGCCCCAGCCGGTCTCACCGGCCTCCGCGTTGGTACGGCGTACGGAGATCGGCACCAGGTCCGCCTGGATCTTGCCGTCGGCGTACGCCTTGGCGGCCTTCTCCTGCGAGCGCACCGCGTACTCGTCGGCGCGCAGCTTGGTGATGCTCGGGTAGCGGTCGTGCGGTCTGGCGCGGACTCGTCCACGCGACGAACGCGGGTCGTCGAGCTGGAACCGCGGCGACACCCATGGCGGCCGATGTCGTACGCGCCGAACGTGCCCGCGACCGCACGCGGTGAGGGCCCGGCGCAGGGGATGGAGTGCGGGCACGGACTGCGGCAGCGGAGGATGCGGCGGCCGATCGTCAGACCCTGGTCGCCGATCTGCGTGGTCGCCGCGATGGCGACCTCGTCGATCTTGGCGGGGTCGAGGTCCGGGTTGCGGCGCAGCAGCTCCCGGATGGCCTTCACGACGAGGTCATCGGCACGGGTCTCGTGGTAGATGCCCTTCGGACCCGCCTTGCCGAACGGGGTGCGGACGCCGTCCACGAAGACGACGTCCCTGACGGTACGAGGCACGATGGCTCTCCTCCAGGGTGCGGTTGCGCCACGCCTGCGGCGCGCTTCCTGGGGCCATGCTACTTGTCGGTAACTATGTGGCCAAGAGCTGCCCCGTACCGCCTCTGCGAGGCGAAGGTCACACTGGTTCCGGCCCGCTCGCGGGCGGCTCCGGCAGCCAGTCGCGGGCCGGGTCGTACTCCAGCCACCGCCTGCGCCCCCCTTCCTCCGCGCAGGCGGTGACGAGCCCCTTCAGCCCCGGGTGCTCGTCCCCGGAACGCCA is a genomic window containing:
- a CDS encoding sugar ABC transporter permease, producing the protein MSDLAKTPTSKNTDAPASAAPVPAVDPRLLVREEGLAGYWTEFKRKMRGGELGSLPVVIGLIVIAVVFQLKNDHFLDASSLANIAVFTSGLGIMAVGIVFVLLLGEIDLSVGSVAGMGAAVWAVLSVTHGLNDWLAVLLAVLTGLVIGAVHGAFFAKIGVPAFVVTLAGFLGWSGLQIWLMGGEGSINTPEGSVVEDLTGHFFADKAAAYGLAAVAIFAYAASLLLDSKRRKAAGLPSRPVSEIVLRTVVVAVLAGGAAYVLNEPAGARGLPLALVLFLAVLVIADFVARRTTFGRQVFAVGGNAEAARRAGINVDRVRITVFAISGMLAAFGGLFIASLSGGATKSLGGGNTLMMVIAAAVIGGTSLFGGRGKVWSALLGMLVIQSIQQGLNLLGMASEIQYMITGAVLLAAVVIDSVSRRTQKSAGRA
- the dxs gene encoding 1-deoxy-D-xylulose-5-phosphate synthase, whose product is MPLLTRITGPRDLDRLSPEELDELAGEIRGFLVDAVSKTGGHLGPNLGVVELTIALHRVFDSPKDKVLFDTGHQSYVHKLLTGRQDFERLRAKGGLSGYPSRAESDHDVIENSHASTVLGWADGLAKANEVRGKDDHVVAVIGDGALTGGMAWEALNNIAAAKDRPLVIVVNDNERSYAPTIGGLANHLATLRTTDGYERFLARGKDILERTPVVGRPLYETLHGAKKGLKDFIAPQGMFEDLGLKYVGPIDGHDIEALESALQRAKRFGGPVIVHCLTEKGRGYKPAEEDEADHFHGIGPIHPDTGLPIAAGGMDWTSVFGEEMVKLGHEREDIVAITAAMLQPVGLAKFAKEFPDRVYDVGIAEQHAAVSAAGLATGGLHPVFAVYATFLNRAFDQLLMDVALHKCGVTFVLDRAGVTGTDGASHNGMWDMSILQCVPTVRIAAPRDADQVRLQLREAVEVDDAPTVVRYSKGAVGPAVKAVGTVGGMDVLREAGSDRPDVLLVSIGALAPMCLEIAGLLDKQGITTTVVDPRWVKPVDEAMAPLAEKHRVVVTVEDNSRAGGVGSAIAQALRDAGVDVPLRDFGIPPRFLDHASRKEIMAEIGLTAPDIARQVTGLVAKLDGRYERDTAAAVESVEPARD
- a CDS encoding 3-hydroxyacyl-CoA dehydrogenase NAD-binding domain-containing protein, giving the protein MSTTTTELLKGAAELFPDEVVTQAHVRHLDASRWTTASTPQAAARANLNTAIDQVEKWRRVGLHCSYRTVSKALPAFSLPEVFLGLVPGWGGCALLPNLIGADRAVTVIIENSLNQNRQLKGKQVFELGIADAMFEGADFLEQSLIWTASVLNGSVEVVRPEIDRGEGWDAAVARGRAIADSKVHGAAPAAYRALEIIAAAKDGDLQQGFDAEDVALADLIMGGELRAGIYSFNLVQKRAKRPAGAPDKNLARPVTKVGVVGAGLMASQLALLFLRRLEVPVVLTDIDQERVDKGVGYVQAEIDKLLGKGRINQDKANRLKALVSGVLDKAEGFSDADFIIEAVFEEIGVKQQVFAEVEAVAPAHAILATNTSSLSVTEMASKLKHPERVVGFHFFNPVAILPLLEIVRGEQTDDASLATAFGVAKKLKKTAVLVKDAPAFVVNRILTRFMGEIQNVIDEGTPVAVAEKAVEPLGLPMSPLVLLELVGPAIGLHVSETLNRAFPERFTVSPNLAAVVKAGKRGFYVYDSGKPELDPEVAALLKQGDKVLTEEQVRDRVLDAVAQEIGLMLDEGVVAEAQDIDLCLITGAGWPFHLGGITPYLDREGVSERVNGKRFLAQGVASVPA
- a CDS encoding ATP-binding cassette domain-containing protein → MIHVSATPVLALRGVSKRFGAVQALTDVDLEIHTGEVVALVGDNGAGKSTLVKTISGVHPIDDGTIEWEGRPVRIGRPHDAQNLGVATVYQDLALCDNLDVVANLFLGSELKSASVLDEIKMEKRARELLDTLSIRIPSVRIPVAALSGGQRQVVAIARALVGDPKVVILDEPTAALGVEQTAQVLDLVERLRERGHGVILISHNMADVKAVADRVAVLRLGRNNGTFSVADTTNEEIIAAITGATDNAVTRRKARTATAPKEGAK
- a CDS encoding NTP pyrophosphohydrolase: MRTLVVVDAANVVGSVPDGWWHDRRGAAERLRDRLVPYAEEGIAGHPGPVEVVLVVEGAARGVESIPGVRVESAPAGGDDRIVEVAAEAADRPCVVVTADRELRRRVEASGAECVGPRTVRP
- a CDS encoding glycosyltransferase family 39 protein — its product is MPAAPATSLRSVRGLRVPGPRKEPLTAPRTGYWRRLLPLLAALACVTRLPSFRLPLWNPDEGYLAVQARILADGGELYETVVDRKPPLVPWLYAGAFALFGDSSLLPLKVLAVAAQLLTALLLASLARRRWGDGAGRTAGVLYLLISIGLNPEDAQAATFEVFMLPCTAAAMWCADRRRWGAAGAAVACAFLAKQTGGAVLLPVLWLLWRSGAPRSGGPRLAAGLCGPVLAAALLTSPSGFLFWTVTGSGAYASFTGSELHVLGRGLANAAILTAACAGLAPPVLRVLRVARTGAGELWLWLASAVAAVLLGFHFFGHYYLQLTPPLALLGTAALQILPRERTVRAIVTSGCACAVFLAWGLTAPRPELVHAARLAETVRAHTRPDAKVLFWGIHPEGYWLADRPPASRFLTAGLLTNYSGGRNGPQVGEKYAVEGAWAAFREEWHAHPPTLVIDDSRGKPYAPSRVPSLRRALAVGYEPVLWVEGAVVYARVGGAAR
- a CDS encoding amino acid permease; translated protein: MTSTLFRTKSVEQSIQDTEEPEHALKKSLSALDLTVFGVGVIIGTGIFVLTGKVAKETAGPATALAFVAAGVVCALAALCYAEFASTVPVAGSAYTFSYASLGELPAWIIGWDLVLEFALGTAVVAVGWSGYVRSLLDNAGWQLPETLTGPDAAEGFGFDILAFALVLVLTVILVLGMKLSARVTTVVVAIKVAVVLIVIIAGAFFIKADNYKPFIPKAQEVPPGDSIQSPLIQLMFGYAPTNFGVLGIFTAASVVFFAFIGFDIVATAAEETRLPQRDMPRGILGSLLICTLLYVAVSIVVTGMQHYSELSVDAPLADAFKATGHPFYAGVISFGAAVGLTTVCMILLLGQTRVFFAMSRDGLLPRFFSHVHPKYKTPHRPTILLGVLIAILAGFTSLNELAELVNIGTLFAFVVVALSVIILRRTRPDLPRAFRTPMVPLVPILSVAASVWLMLNLPAETWLRFGIWMALGFVVYFVYGRSHSRLGRRGKQLHADDAR